One part of the Solea solea chromosome 1, fSolSol10.1, whole genome shotgun sequence genome encodes these proteins:
- the tram1 gene encoding translocating chain-associated membrane protein 1, with translation MGIRKKANKNPPVLSHEFVIQNHADIVSCVAMVFLLGLMFEVTSKFAVLFITVQYNVTISTNEGPEETAVNHFHHGIKDLATVFFYMLVAIIMHAIIQEYVLDKINRKKHFSKTKHSKFNESGQLGAFYFFSFGWGASILLSENFLSNPVTLWEGYPHTLMPFQMKFYLICQLSYWLHALPELYFQKTKKEDIPRQLVYVFLYLVHIAGAYILNLNRLCLVLLVLHYFVELLFHVSRLIYFSNENRQMGFTLWAVLFVLARLLTLSLSVLTVGFGLANADNQGFDLAAGNFNVLFVRITVLAAVCLTQAFMMWKFINFQLRRWREHAQAQTMKKKQAPSKSKSKKDKANGVNGVTSHGADSPKARKEKSS, from the exons ATGGGGATTCGAAAAAAGGCGAACAAGAACCCACCGGTGCTGAGCCACGAGTTTGTCATCCAGAACCATGCAGACATTGTTTCGTGTGTTGCTATGGTGTTCCTCCTCGGGCTCATGTTTGAG GTCACCTCGAAGTTTGCAGTGTTGTTCATAACCGTCCAGTACAATGTCACCATTTCCACAAACG AAGGCCCAGAGGAGACAGCTGTGAACCACTTCCACCATGGCATCAAGGACTTGGCCACTGTCTTCTTCTACATGCTGGTGGCCATCATCATGCATGCCATTATTCAGGAATATGTGCTTGAC AAAATCAACCGGAAGAAACACTTCTCCAAAACCAAACACAGCAAGTTTAATGAGTCGGGACAACTCGGCGCGTTCTACTTTTTCTCCTTTGGTTGGGGCGCGAGCATCCTTCTCTCT GAAAACTTCCTATCCAATCCAGTCACCCTGTGGGAGGGATATCCCCATACACTGATGCC ATTCCAGATGAAATTCTACTTGATTTGCCAGCTCAGCTACTGGCTGCATGCTCTCCCGGAACTCTATTTCCAGAAGACAAAGAAG GAGGATATTCCACGCCAGCTTGTGTATGTTTTCCTGTACCTGGTCCACATTGCGGGCGCCTACATTCTGAA ccTGAACCGTCTATGTCTGGTCCTGCTCGTGTTGCACTACTTTGTCGAGTTGCTCTTCCATGTTTCGCGTCTGATCTACTTCAGCAACGAAAACAGACAAATGGG TTTCACCCTATGGGCCGTACTGTTTGTCCTCGCACGGCTGCTCACCCTGTCCTTGTCCGTCCTCACCGTGGGCTTCGGCCTCGCCAACGCTGACAATCAAGGCTTTGATCTGGCCGCAGGAAACTTTAATGTTCTCTTTGTGCG GATAACTGTCCTGGCTGCCGTCTGCCTCACTCAGGCCTTCATGATGTGGAAATTTATCAACTTTCAGCTGCGTCGGTGGAGAGAGCATGCCCAGGCTCAGACcatgaaaaagaaacaggcgCCTTCCAAGAGCAAATCGAAGAAGGACAAAG CTAATGGAGTAAACGGAGTGACCTCCCATGGAGCGGATTCACCAAAAGCAAGAAAAGAGAAGTCATCGTAA